From one Sus scrofa isolate TJ Tabasco breed Duroc chromosome 9, Sscrofa11.1, whole genome shotgun sequence genomic stretch:
- the TRA2A gene encoding transformer-2 protein homolog alpha yields the protein MSDVEENNFEGRESRSQSKSPTGTPARVKSESRSGSRSPSRVSKHSESHSRSRSKSRSRSRRHSHRRYTRSRSHSHSHRRRSRSRSYTPEYRRRRSRSHSPMSNRRRHTGSRANPDPNTCLGVFGLSLYTTERDLREVFSRYGPLSGVNVVYDQRTGRSRGFAFVYFERIDDSKEAMERANGMELDGRRIRVDYSITKRAHTPTPGIYMGRPTHSGGGGGGGGGGGGGGGRRRDSYYDRGYDRGYDRYEDYDYRRRSPSPYYSRYRSRSRSRSYSPRRY from the exons ATGAGTGATGTAGAGGAGAACAACTTCGAGGGCAGA GAGTCTCGCTCTCAGTCAAAATctccaacgggaactcctgctcgtGTAAAATCGGAGAGCAGGTCAGGATCTCGTAGTCCATCAAGGGTTTCCAAACACTCTGAATCCCATTCTCGATCAAGATCAAAATCCAG GTCGAGATCAAGGAGGCATTCTCACAGACGATACACTCGATCCAGATCCCATTCTCACTCTCACAGGAGACGATCTCGAAGTAGGTCATATACACCAGAATACCGGCGTCGAAGGAGCCGAAGTCATTCTCCAATGTCTAACCGGAGAAGACATACAGGCAGCAGG GCAAATCCAGATCCCAACACTTGTCTAGGAGTGTTTGGCCTCAGTTTGTACACAACTGAGAGAGATCTTCGTGAAGTATTTTCCCGATATGGGCCATTGAGTGGTGTCAATGTGGTTTATGATCAGAGAACTGGACGATCAAGAGGATTTGCTTTTGTTTACTTCGAGAGAATAGATGATTCAAAGGAG GCTATGGAAAGGGCTAATGGAATGGAGCTGGATGGTAGAAGAATTCGTGTAGATTATTCCATCACCAAAAGAGCACATACACCTACCCCAGGCATATACATGGGCAGACCAACTCA tagtggtggtggcggcggtggaggtggtggtggaggtggaggtggtggcagACGTCGAGATTCTTACTATGATAGAGGATATGATCGTGGGTATGACAGATATGAAGACTATGATTACCG AAGAAGATCACCTTCTCCTTACTATAGTCGATACAGATCACGATCAAGATCTCGTTCCTACAGCCCAA GACGCTATTGA
- the TRA2A gene encoding transformer-2 protein homolog alpha isoform X2, with translation MSNRRRHTGSRANPDPNTCLGVFGLSLYTTERDLREVFSRYGPLSGVNVVYDQRTGRSRGFAFVYFERIDDSKEAMERANGMELDGRRIRVDYSITKRAHTPTPGIYMGRPTHSGGGGGGGGGGGGGGGRRRDSYYDRGYDRGYDRYEDYDYRYRRRSPSPYYSRYRSRSRSRSYSPRRY, from the exons ATGTCTAACCGGAGAAGACATACAGGCAGCAGG GCAAATCCAGATCCCAACACTTGTCTAGGAGTGTTTGGCCTCAGTTTGTACACAACTGAGAGAGATCTTCGTGAAGTATTTTCCCGATATGGGCCATTGAGTGGTGTCAATGTGGTTTATGATCAGAGAACTGGACGATCAAGAGGATTTGCTTTTGTTTACTTCGAGAGAATAGATGATTCAAAGGAG GCTATGGAAAGGGCTAATGGAATGGAGCTGGATGGTAGAAGAATTCGTGTAGATTATTCCATCACCAAAAGAGCACATACACCTACCCCAGGCATATACATGGGCAGACCAACTCA tagtggtggtggcggcggtggaggtggtggtggaggtggaggtggtggcagACGTCGAGATTCTTACTATGATAGAGGATATGATCGTGGGTATGACAGATATGAAGACTATGATTACCGGTACAG AAGAAGATCACCTTCTCCTTACTATAGTCGATACAGATCACGATCAAGATCTCGTTCCTACAGCCCAA GACGCTATTGA
- the TRA2A gene encoding transformer-2 protein homolog alpha isoform X1 produces the protein MSDVEENNFEGRESRSQSKSPTGTPARVKSESRSGSRSPSRVSKHSESHSRSRSKSRSRSRRHSHRRYTRSRSHSHSHRRRSRSRSYTPEYRRRRSRSHSPMSNRRRHTGSRANPDPNTCLGVFGLSLYTTERDLREVFSRYGPLSGVNVVYDQRTGRSRGFAFVYFERIDDSKEAMERANGMELDGRRIRVDYSITKRAHTPTPGIYMGRPTHSGGGGGGGGGGGGGGGRRRDSYYDRGYDRGYDRYEDYDYRYRRRSPSPYYSRYRSRSRSRSYSPRRY, from the exons ATGAGTGATGTAGAGGAGAACAACTTCGAGGGCAGA GAGTCTCGCTCTCAGTCAAAATctccaacgggaactcctgctcgtGTAAAATCGGAGAGCAGGTCAGGATCTCGTAGTCCATCAAGGGTTTCCAAACACTCTGAATCCCATTCTCGATCAAGATCAAAATCCAG GTCGAGATCAAGGAGGCATTCTCACAGACGATACACTCGATCCAGATCCCATTCTCACTCTCACAGGAGACGATCTCGAAGTAGGTCATATACACCAGAATACCGGCGTCGAAGGAGCCGAAGTCATTCTCCAATGTCTAACCGGAGAAGACATACAGGCAGCAGG GCAAATCCAGATCCCAACACTTGTCTAGGAGTGTTTGGCCTCAGTTTGTACACAACTGAGAGAGATCTTCGTGAAGTATTTTCCCGATATGGGCCATTGAGTGGTGTCAATGTGGTTTATGATCAGAGAACTGGACGATCAAGAGGATTTGCTTTTGTTTACTTCGAGAGAATAGATGATTCAAAGGAG GCTATGGAAAGGGCTAATGGAATGGAGCTGGATGGTAGAAGAATTCGTGTAGATTATTCCATCACCAAAAGAGCACATACACCTACCCCAGGCATATACATGGGCAGACCAACTCA tagtggtggtggcggcggtggaggtggtggtggaggtggaggtggtggcagACGTCGAGATTCTTACTATGATAGAGGATATGATCGTGGGTATGACAGATATGAAGACTATGATTACCGGTACAG AAGAAGATCACCTTCTCCTTACTATAGTCGATACAGATCACGATCAAGATCTCGTTCCTACAGCCCAA GACGCTATTGA